A genome region from Mugil cephalus isolate CIBA_MC_2020 chromosome 13, CIBA_Mcephalus_1.1, whole genome shotgun sequence includes the following:
- the LOC125018592 gene encoding D(1)-like dopamine receptor, translating into MENYTWSNFTQVLSELDGTGGEEGEDDEREEGGAGGGGRGGGLRVLLACVLFLLIVSTLLGNTLVCAAVIKFRHLRSKVTNFFVISLAVSDLFVAVLVMPWEAITEVTDTWLFGGFCDVWIAFDIMCSTASILNLCIISVDRYWAIASPFKYERKMTHRVAFVMIGVAWTLSILISFIPMQLNWHRAGEEEEEEEEQEVVMEELVAAMAAGGRNFTNSSEVVAKSCVANLNKTYAISSSFISFYIPVVIMIATYTRIYRIAQTQIRRIMSLERAAEQAQNQGHGLNRNQQQQQQQHHRPNDEASLKSSFKKETKVLKTLSIIMGVFVFCWLPFFILNCTVPFCDPPCVSDTTFTVFVWFGWANSSLNPVIYAFNADFRRAFATILGCNRICSNNAVEAVNISNELVSYHHDTTLHKEALVPAQPQQHPGAIHGRSDHLEDVSAQFDEESIVSNGSHSHSRLLLLPAAARFEDNREISLETITPFTSAAALETDTLIPGQVHQEE; encoded by the coding sequence ATGGAAAACTACACGTGGAGTAATTTCACCCAGGTTCTGTCGGAGCTGGACGGGACGGGAGGCGAGGAGGGAGAGGACGacgagagggaggaagggggcgcgggtggtggagggagaggaggaggactgcgCGTCCTCCTGGCCTGCGTCCTCTTCCTGCTCATCGTGTCCACGCTGCTCGGGAACACGCTGGTGTGCGCCGCCGTCATCAAGTTCCGGCACCTGCGCTCCAAAGTCACCAACTTCTTTGTCATCTCCCTGGCCGTGTCTGACCTGTTCGTGGCGGTGCTGGTGATGCCCTGGGAGGCCATCACAGAGGTCACAGACACGTGGCTGTTTGGAGGCTTTTGCGATGTGTGGATCGCCTTTGACATCATGTGCTCCACGGCCTCCATCCTCAACCTGTGCATCATCAGCGTGGACCGCTACTGGGCCATCGCCAGCCCCTTCAAGTATGAGCGGAAGATGACCCACAGGGTGGCGTTTGTCATGATCGGAGTGGCCTGGACGCTGTCCATTCTCATCTCCTTCATCCCAATGCAGCTGAACTGGCACCGGGccggggaggaagaggaggaggaggaggagcaggaggtggtgatggaggagctggtggcAGCGATGGCCGCCGGTGGCAGGAACTTCACCAACTCCAGCGAAGTCGTCGCCAAAAGCTGCGTCGCCAACCTGAACAAGACCTacgccatctcctcctccttcatcagcTTCTACATCCCGGTGGTGATCATGATCGCAACCTACACCCGCATCTACCGGATTGCCCAGACCCAAATCCGTCGGATCATGTCTCTGGAACGGGCAGCGGAGCAGGCCCAGAACCAGGGCCACGGCCTGAACAggaaccagcagcagcagcagcagcagcatcacaggcCCAACGACGAGGCCTCTCTGAAGTCATCGTTCAAGAAGGAAACCAAAGTCCTGAAGACACTTTCCATCATCATGGGGGTGTTTGTCTTTTGCTGGCTGCCATTTTTCATCCTCAACTGCACCGTCCCGTTCTGCGACCCTCCATGCGTCAGCGACACCACCTTCACTGTCTTCGTCTGGTTCGGTTGGGCCAACTCCTCCCTCAACCCAGTCATTTACGCGTTCAACGCAGACTTCCGTCGGGCATTTGCCACCATCTTGGGCTGCAACCGGATCTGCTCCAACAACGCGGTGGAAGCCGTGAACATCAGCAACGAGCTCGTTTCTTACCACCACGACACGACGCTCCACAAGGAGGCGCTGGTCCCGGCTCAGCCACAGCAGCACCCCGGCGCCATTCACGGCAGGTCCGACCACCTGGAGGACGTGAGCGCGCAGTTTGACGAGGAGTCCATCGTCTCCAACGGTTCCCACAGCCACAgccggctgctgctgcttcctgccgCCGCCCGGTTCGAGGACAACCGCGAGATTTCTTTGGAGACAATCACACCTTTCACATCAGCAGCTGCACTGGAGACTGATACTCTCATACCAGGACAAGTCCACCAGGAAGAATAA
- the LOC125018618 gene encoding asialoglycoprotein receptor 2-like, whose protein sequence is MDLQAKSAEIQQLKAENEKIKAENEKIKAENENITVENEKIKAENENITAENEKIKAENEKIKAENENITAENEMIKAENHQLKGTYLNATADPRTFTSDPMHNTSSWTSGYLSYHRQKRQSEPCQTGWLHFQSRCYTVGGRDSSDQRSWGGARDDCWGRDADLVLIESSEEQDFIFNSSLVGSGAGDRWIGLTFEGGAWKWLNGSDLTENYWTQPPADGHRCVVSDGQSGGWKAVSCDEKNEWICEKNALPG, encoded by the exons ATGGATCTTCAGGCTAAGAGTGCTGAAATCCAGCAGCTCAAGGCAGAAAATGAGAAGATCAAGGCAGAAAATGAGAAGATCAAGGCAGAAAATGAGAATATAACAGTAGAAAATGAGAAGATCAAGGCTGAAAATGAGAATATAACAGCAGAAAATGAGAAGATCAAGGCAGAAAATGAGAAGATCAAGGCTGAAAATGAGAATATAACAGCAGAAAATGAGATGATCAAGGCTGAAAACCATCAGCTGAAGGGAACCTACCTGAATGCTACTGCAGACCCCAGAACATTCACTTCAGACCCAATGCACAACACATCAAGTTGGACTAGTGGTTACCTGAGTTACCACAGACAAA agagacagagtgaacCCTGCCAGACAGGGTGGCTCCACTTCCAGTCCAGGTGCTATACGGTCGGAGGCCGTGACTCTTCTGATCAGAGGAGCTGGGGAGGAGCTCGAGATGACTGCTGGGGGAGGGATGCAGACTTGGTTCTTATAGAAAGCTCTGAGGAGCAG GACTTCATCTTCAACAGCAGCCTGGTTGGATCAGGAGCCGGTGACCGCTGGATCGGCCTCACATTTGAAGGTGGAGCCTGGAAGTGGCTGAACGGGAGTGATCTGACTGAGAA CTACTGGACACAACCCCCGGCAGACGGACACCGCTGTGTGGTTTCTGATGGCCAGAGCGGAGGATGGAAAGCTGTCAGCTGTGACGAAAAAAATGAGTGGATCTGCGAGAAGAACGCACTGCCTGGTTAA